Part of the Synechococcus sp. HK01-R genome is shown below.
ATGATGCTCCTACCGCTGTTCAAGCAGCCATCGTCAACGTAGCTGGACTGGAGTCAAGTTCGGTTGGTGGTGGGTTGATCCAGACGACCTCCGGTTGACGCCAGCACCTGGTTGACCTTGTCCATCACATTGGATGGCGCTGGCGGGCTCGTTCGTAGACGACATCGCGGTGACGGCTGATCTCCACGGCCTGGCCATCGTGACCGTTGCTGGGGTGTCACGAATTTGATGCCGCTGTGGCGGTGTTGGTGGTTGTACCAGACGACGAATTCGGCGACCCACTGACAGGCCTGGTATTTGGAGGCAAATGCCGTGTCGGGTAGTCAGGCCTATATTTCGTCGTACTGAACAGCGATTCCGAGTACGGGTTGTCGTTTGAGACCCGTGACCTCGAGAAGGATCAGGATCTGAGCACGCCCAGTTCCTCCAGCCGGCTTTCCAGCGTGGGTGCCCGCATGGTGTTGCCGTTGTCAGCGTGGAGGATCAGAGGTTGGCGGCGCCTCTTGCTGATCCGCTCTCTCAGGCAAGCCCGGCTTACCAGATCCGTTGCAATGGCTGGATCTTCTCGCTCAGCAACATCCCAGACCACGACCTTGCGACTCCAGACGTCGATCACCAGGTAGAGGTACAGCCAGATCCCGCGCACGGTGGTGGGCAAATAGGTGATGTCCCAACTCCACACCTGGTTTGCTCCTGAGGCCCGCAAGCGTGGAACTGCTCTGGGCTCCTGTGGCGGCCTTGCACGACCGCGACGGTGCACCTGGTCATGCTCATGGAGCACCCGGTAGAAGCTGCTCTCTGATCCGATAAAAATCCCCTGGTCAGCCAGATCAGGCACGATCTGTCCAGGCGGCAGTGCGGCGAATTCCGGCTCGTTGCAGGTGAGCAAGATGCGCTGGCGCTCGTCGGCCGTGAGGCGATGGGGAATATGGCGGGGGCTGCCTTGCCGGCGATCCTCACCGTCCCCATCAACAAAAAGGCGTTGGCGCCATCGCTTGAGCGTGCGCAGGCAGATGCCGATCTCGCTGCAGGCGCTGACCAGGCCTGCACCAGCGGTAAGGGCCTCGCTGATCAGCTCGATCGCCTTGCGCCCGTGGGCGGCGCTGGTCAGCCTTCCGCGTCCTCCGAGCAGAAGGCTTCCCACTTTTTTCGCAGCACCAGCAAGGTCGCCATCTCAGCCATGGCTTTATCCTTGCGCTGCAGGTCCTTCTACTCCTTCGGAGAAGCCTTCGGCTAGAGGGCCTTGATCTCCTTCTGGTCCTAGGCACGGAGCGTCTCCAGCTCCTTCTGCTCTTTGAAGGTGAGCACTGGCTTGGCGTTGGCATCCTGGGCTGCCTGCCGCCGAAGGTCGACCTGCTCCGGGTACAGCCCCTGCTCACGGCAGTAGGCACTGAGTTCAGTGGCATTCAGGCCCGCGGTCTCCAGCACCACCGTGAATTTGTCGGCAGCGCTCCAGCCGTCTGGGTCTTTCTCGGATGCCGGCACCACCTCTCCCTGCAACCGCCAGGCCTACCACAGTTGTAGAGGGTGATGATGTGAATGCCCAGCTCTGCTGAGATCTGGGCCACACTCTGCCGCTGTGGCGGACTCATCCGCCGTCTGACATCAGCCTTGACGGCCTCGC
Proteins encoded:
- a CDS encoding DDE-type integrase/transposase/recombinase — protein: MGSLLLGGRGRLTSAAHGRKAIELISEALTAGAGLVSACSEIGICLRTLKRWRQRLFVDGDGEDRRQGSPRHIPHRLTADERQRILLTCNEPEFAALPPGQIVPDLADQGIFIGSESSFYRVLHEHDQVHRRGRARPPQEPRAVPRLRASGANQVWSWDITYLPTTVRGIWLYLYLVIDVWSRKVVVWDVAEREDPAIATDLVSRACLRERISKRRRQPLILHADNGNTMRAPTLESRLEELGVLRS